One part of the Vicia villosa cultivar HV-30 ecotype Madison, WI linkage group LG6, Vvil1.0, whole genome shotgun sequence genome encodes these proteins:
- the LOC131611654 gene encoding F-box/kelch-repeat protein At3g23880-like yields MNSSPAKSPHLNGAPTSLLFLLDELISEILSRLPVKTLMQMKCVCKSWKTLISDPAFAKLHLQRSPKNTHFLLTPEWSMPDEDWDCCVVPFTVTDLIESPLLITSNYRLRSITVSYGPQSRYRLRNMDCWKIVGSCNGLLCLLGGFWATKNKIFWLRFWNPATRTLSEKLGYLTDFWRLAFGYDVSANSYKVVAFSPNKVKVFSLGDNVWKNIDCFPTVPFGFHPSSPGRYPFMNSGVYISSTINWLAIRNKSEYDWNDITIEQFVIVSLNLATETYQELLPPRGFVEVPPVEPSVNVLMDCLCFSHRAKGTHFVIWKMMEFGVRESWTLFLSISFQSLQIYDGIDDWLAYGSQLFLFPLYFSDSNDTLIIASNQEGDGFYNQQAILYNWRYNIVEEITSKHTEILWFYTKDYVESLVSTCPKTAPSINFKHIRHY; encoded by the exons ATGAATTCCTCTCCAGCGAAGTCTCCGCATTTAAACGGCGCTCCGACATCACTGTTATTTCTCCTTGATGAACTCATCTCAGAAATTCTTTCGCGGCTTCCCGTCAAAACTCTCATGCAAATGAAATGTGTTTGTAAGTCATGGAAAACCCTAATCTCCGATCCCGCCTTTGCTAAATTGCACCTTCAGCGATCGCCAAAAAACACCCACTTCTTACTGACACCAGAATGGTCTATGCCTGACGAGGATTGGGATTGCTGCGTCGTACCCTTTACCGTAACTGATTTGATAGAGAGTCCATTGCTCATCACTAGCAACTATCGATTGAGGAGTATCACTGTTTCCTATGGTCCTCAGTCTCGCTACCGATTGAGGAATATGGATTGCTGGAAGATAGTTGGTTCATGTAATGGATTGCTCTGCTTGCTCGGTGGTTTTTGGGCTACCAAGAATAAAATATTCTGGCTCCGTTTTTGGAACCCAGCCACGAGGACATTATCTGAAAAATTAGGTTATCTAACTGACTTTTGGAGGTTGGCTTTTGGTTATGATGTTTCAGCCAACTCTTATAAGGTGGTGGCATTCTCTCCAAACAAGGTAAAAGTTTTTAGTTTGGGTGACAATGTTTGGAAAAACATTGACTGTTTTCCAACGGTTCCATTCGGTTTTCATCCTAGTAGTCCCGGCCGTTACCCATTTATGAATAGTGGTGTTTATATAAGTAGTACTATTAACTGGTTGGCTATTCGAAATAAGTCTGAATATGATTGGAATGATATTACCATCGAGCAATTTGTGATTGTCTCGCTCAATCTTGCCACGGAGACTTACCAGGAGTTGTTGCCACCTCGGGGTTTTGTTGAAGTACCACCTGTCGAGCCATCTGTAAATGTGTTGATGGACTGTCTTTGTTTTTCTCACCGTGCCAAGGGAACTCATTTTGTTATATGGAAGATGATGGAATTTGGAGTTCGAGAGTCTTGGACTTTATTCCTCAGCATTAGTTTTCAAAGTCTTCAAATTTACGATGGCATTGATGATTGGCTGGCATATGGTTCTCAATTGTTTCTGTTTCCTTTGTATTTTTCTGACAGTAACGACACACTGATTATTGCAAGCAATCAAGAAGGTGATGGTTTTTACAACCAACAGGCAATTCTCTATAATTGGAGATATAATATAGTAGAGGAAATTACTTCAAAGCACACCGAGATATTGTGGTTTTATACCAAGGATTATGTTGAAAGCTTGGTTTCGACCTGTCCAAA GACCGCACCATCAATCAACTTCAAGCACATAAGGCATTATTGA